A genomic window from Nicotiana sylvestris chromosome 11, ASM39365v2, whole genome shotgun sequence includes:
- the LOC104218283 gene encoding ethylene-responsive transcription factor ERF025-like, which produces MWSNHCPSNSAAISNRSEQGRHSVYRGIRKRNGKWVSEIREPRKTTRIWLGTYPTPEMAAAAYDVAALALKGHDTPLNFPGSMCSYTMPASLTAADIRAAAANAAAVRAPQLEREEARHQAECQPEVGDGAMGQEFFDEEEVFGMPRLLVDMAEAMLVSPPRMKTTPYDELPEYSDASYTLWSYP; this is translated from the coding sequence ATGTGGAGCAATCATTGTCCTAGTAATAGTGCTGCTATATCAAACAGGTCAGAACAGGGGAGGCATTCTGTTTATAGAGGAATTCGCAAGAGGAACGGGAAATGGGTATCAGAAATACGTGAACCGCGGAAAACTACAAGAATATGGCTAGGCACGTATCCAACACCAGAGATGGCAGCTGCAGCATATGATGTTGCAGCTTTGGCATTAAAAGGTCATGATACGCCGTTGAACTTCCCGGGCTCAATGTGTTCATATACTATGCCAGCTTCGCTAACAGCAGCAGACATACGCGCGGCAGCTGCAAATGCTGCTGCTGTTAGAGCGCCACAACTGGAACGCGAAGAAGCGCGGCATCAGGCAGAGTGCCAACCTGAAGTTGGAGATGGAGCAATGGGACAAGAGTTTTTTGATGAAGAGGAAGTGTTTGGTATGCCAAGATTGTTAGTTGACATGGCGGAGGCAATGCTTGTGAGCCCTCCTAGGATGAAGACGACTCCTTACGATGAGTTGCCTGAATATTCTGATGCATCATATACTCTCTGGAGTTACCCTTAA